The Georgenia faecalis genome includes a window with the following:
- the menD gene encoding 2-succinyl-5-enolpyruvyl-6-hydroxy-3-cyclohexene-1-carboxylic-acid synthase, whose amino-acid sequence MSAESSATLVAREIVEALVRAGVRHAVLSPGSRSAPFAYALLAAHEAGWLRLHVRVDERSAAFLALGLSRSAALRGGVPAPVAVVTTSGTAVANLHPAFLEAAHAGVPLVVVSADRPHELRGTGANQTTEQVGIFGAAPRWSGEVPAGAPTGPQLRAVVARALAAATGARTADPGPVHLNVAFREPLVPAAPWEPGPPPPVHALVPPLAEPAPVVLPPRARTVVVAGDGAGPGAVALAEAGGWPLLAEPTSGARCGPHSVGPYRLLLGEPALGGRVERVLVLGRPTLSRPVSALLARPDVEVVVVAARGARWTDVAGTASAVVLAAAPAAQDVAAAADPTSENARWLAAWQRAGRAAAGALTARASDPLDGLQVARAVAAATAHGDGGARLLVVGSSMAVRDLDLVAEPWPVDGPRAMANRGLAGIDGTVATATGLALGAGAPVRAVMGDLTFLHDAGSLLRGALEAEADLQVVVVNDGGGAIFSTLEPGAPEHAAPFERVFATPQHADLAALAAGYGAAFTRVRTPAELAVALEAPVRGRSVVEVLLDRRDLRAARERAGRAAAEAVAAVADSQEPPR is encoded by the coding sequence GTGAGCGCCGAGTCCTCCGCGACCCTCGTCGCGCGCGAGATCGTCGAGGCGCTCGTGCGGGCAGGGGTCCGGCACGCCGTCCTCTCCCCGGGCTCGCGCAGCGCACCGTTCGCGTACGCGCTGCTCGCGGCGCACGAGGCGGGGTGGCTGCGCCTGCACGTGCGCGTCGACGAGCGCAGCGCGGCCTTCCTCGCGCTCGGGCTGAGCCGCTCGGCGGCGCTGCGCGGGGGCGTCCCCGCCCCGGTGGCCGTGGTGACGACGTCGGGCACCGCCGTCGCCAACCTCCACCCCGCGTTCCTCGAGGCCGCGCACGCCGGCGTGCCCCTCGTCGTCGTCAGTGCCGACCGCCCGCACGAGCTGCGGGGGACCGGTGCCAACCAGACCACCGAGCAGGTGGGCATCTTCGGCGCCGCCCCCCGGTGGAGCGGGGAGGTCCCGGCCGGGGCCCCCACCGGTCCGCAGCTGCGGGCGGTGGTGGCGCGTGCGCTCGCCGCGGCCACCGGCGCCCGCACCGCCGACCCCGGCCCCGTCCACCTCAACGTCGCGTTCCGCGAGCCGCTCGTGCCGGCGGCGCCGTGGGAGCCGGGACCGCCGCCCCCGGTGCACGCCCTGGTCCCGCCGCTGGCCGAGCCGGCCCCGGTGGTGCTGCCGCCGCGGGCCCGGACCGTCGTCGTCGCCGGCGACGGCGCGGGGCCGGGCGCCGTCGCGCTCGCCGAGGCGGGGGGCTGGCCGCTGCTCGCCGAACCCACGTCCGGGGCGCGGTGCGGCCCCCACTCCGTCGGCCCGTACCGCCTGCTCCTCGGTGAGCCGGCGCTGGGGGGCCGCGTCGAGCGGGTCCTCGTCCTCGGCCGGCCCACCCTGAGCCGCCCGGTGAGCGCCCTCCTCGCCCGGCCCGACGTCGAGGTCGTCGTCGTCGCGGCCCGCGGGGCCCGGTGGACCGACGTCGCCGGGACCGCCAGCGCCGTCGTGCTCGCCGCGGCTCCCGCGGCCCAGGACGTGGCGGCGGCCGCGGACCCCACGAGCGAGAACGCCCGGTGGCTCGCGGCATGGCAGCGCGCGGGCCGGGCCGCCGCCGGTGCGCTCACCGCGCGCGCCTCCGACCCCCTCGACGGGCTCCAGGTCGCGCGGGCGGTGGCGGCGGCCACGGCGCACGGCGACGGCGGGGCCCGCCTGCTCGTGGTGGGCTCGTCGATGGCCGTGCGCGACCTCGACCTCGTCGCCGAGCCGTGGCCCGTCGACGGTCCGCGGGCCATGGCCAACCGGGGGCTCGCAGGCATCGACGGCACCGTGGCCACCGCGACCGGGCTGGCCCTCGGGGCCGGCGCGCCCGTCCGCGCCGTCATGGGCGACCTCACCTTCCTCCACGACGCCGGCTCGCTCCTGCGCGGGGCGCTCGAGGCGGAGGCGGACCTCCAGGTGGTCGTCGTCAACGACGGCGGCGGCGCCATCTTCTCCACGCTCGAGCCCGGCGCGCCCGAGCACGCGGCCCCCTTCGAGCGCGTCTTCGCCACCCCGCAGCACGCCGACCTGGCCGCCCTCGCCGCCGGCTACGGTGCCGCCTTCACCCGGGTGCGCACGCCGGCCGAGCTCGCCGTCGCGCTCGAGGCACCCGTGCGGGGCCGCAGCGTCGTCGAGGTGCTCCTCGACCGCCGGGACCTGCGGGCGGCCCGGGAGCGGGCCGGGCGGGCCGCGGCCGAGGCCGTCGCCGCCGTCGCGGATTCCCAGGAGCCTCCCAGGTAG
- a CDS encoding o-succinylbenzoate synthase, with amino-acid sequence MTDALAPAAVYATPMRTRFRGLDVRDGVLLRGDAGWGEFSPFWDYDDAESAGWLRAAREATDEGWPAPLRASIPVNVTVPAVDAATAARIVRGSGCTTAKVKVAEPGQDVAAEQARLEAVRAALGPGGRIRIDANGAWDVETALDRLRLLDRAAGGLEYVEQPCARVEDLAAVRRRTHVPVAADESIRRAADPLAVRRAEAADVVVLKVQPLGGVRACLDLAEQVGLPVVVSSALESSVGIAAGLALAAALPELPYACGLATVRLLERDTVVDPLLPVDGRIAVGRPEPTPATLAQVRADDLTTARWTRRLASVAAGGAA; translated from the coding sequence GTGACCGACGCCCTCGCACCCGCCGCGGTGTACGCCACGCCGATGCGGACCCGGTTCCGGGGCCTCGACGTCCGCGACGGGGTGCTCCTGCGCGGCGACGCCGGGTGGGGGGAGTTCTCCCCGTTCTGGGACTACGACGACGCCGAGTCGGCCGGGTGGCTGCGGGCCGCGCGCGAGGCGACGGACGAGGGCTGGCCCGCACCGCTGCGGGCGAGCATCCCCGTCAACGTCACCGTCCCCGCCGTCGACGCCGCGACCGCCGCCCGGATCGTGCGCGGGTCCGGGTGCACGACGGCGAAGGTCAAGGTCGCCGAGCCGGGCCAGGACGTCGCCGCCGAGCAGGCGCGGCTCGAGGCCGTGCGCGCCGCCCTCGGCCCCGGCGGGCGGATCCGCATCGACGCCAACGGCGCCTGGGACGTCGAGACGGCCCTCGACCGGCTGCGCCTCCTCGACCGCGCGGCCGGCGGCCTGGAGTACGTCGAGCAGCCGTGTGCCCGCGTCGAGGACCTCGCCGCCGTGCGCCGCCGCACGCACGTCCCCGTCGCCGCCGACGAGTCGATCCGCCGCGCGGCGGACCCGCTGGCGGTGCGCCGGGCCGAGGCGGCGGACGTCGTCGTCCTCAAGGTCCAGCCGCTCGGCGGCGTGCGGGCGTGCCTCGACCTCGCCGAGCAGGTGGGCCTGCCCGTCGTCGTCTCCTCCGCGCTGGAGTCCTCGGTGGGCATCGCGGCCGGCCTCGCGCTCGCCGCCGCGCTGCCCGAGCTGCCCTACGCGTGCGGGCTGGCCACGGTGCGCCTGCTGGAACGGGACACCGTCGTCGACCCCCTCCTGCCCGTCGACGGGCGCATCGCCGTCGGCCGCCCCGAGCCGACCCCGGCCACCCTCGCCCAGGTCCGCGCCGACGACCTCACCACCGCCCGGTGGACCCGGCGCCTGGCATCCGTGGCCGCCGGCGGCGCCGCGTGA
- a CDS encoding ArsR/SmtB family transcription factor, with product MAPEWVLLSYWLPRDPPTSPGPPWRRLRTSGVAQTAEALVALPATAHTVGRLEGAAQDVVGRGGLASVWVARAATPEQERALAAALPTGPPVGVAEGAEAATAPSRPRPPGRPVPQDADLAHAAEVLRLLADRTRLAILAMLAGTELSVTAIAEAVDRPAPAVSQHLARLRAGRLVTSRREGTTVYYGQPDEHVAALVRNVLQHTEHVLYPVPPHHR from the coding sequence ATGGCGCCGGAGTGGGTGCTCCTCAGCTACTGGCTCCCGCGCGACCCCCCGACGTCGCCGGGCCCTCCGTGGCGCCGGCTCCGCACGTCCGGGGTCGCCCAGACGGCCGAGGCGCTGGTGGCGCTCCCGGCCACGGCCCACACCGTCGGCCGCCTCGAGGGCGCCGCGCAGGACGTCGTCGGGCGCGGGGGCCTGGCCAGCGTGTGGGTGGCCCGAGCGGCGACGCCGGAGCAGGAGCGGGCGCTCGCGGCCGCCCTGCCGACCGGCCCCCCGGTGGGGGTGGCGGAGGGGGCCGAGGCGGCGACGGCGCCCTCACGACCCCGGCCGCCCGGCCGGCCGGTGCCCCAGGACGCGGACCTCGCGCACGCCGCCGAGGTCCTGCGGCTGCTCGCCGACCGCACCCGCCTGGCGATCCTCGCCATGCTCGCCGGCACGGAGCTGTCCGTCACGGCGATCGCCGAGGCCGTCGACCGGCCCGCCCCCGCGGTCTCGCAGCACCTCGCCCGGCTGCGGGCGGGCCGCCTGGTCACCTCCCGCCGCGAGGGGACGACCGTGTACTACGGCCAGCCCGACGAGCACGTCGCCGCGCTCGTCCGCAACGTCCTGCAGCACACCGAGCACGTCCTGTACCCGGTCCCGCCGCACCACCGGTGA